In Tenrec ecaudatus isolate mTenEca1 chromosome 4, mTenEca1.hap1, whole genome shotgun sequence, a single window of DNA contains:
- the NRIP3 gene encoding nuclear receptor-interacting protein 3, with amino-acid sequence MFYSGLLTEGGRKESDMREAAALRQQRRMKQAVQFIHKDSADLLPLDGLKKLGSSKDTQPHNILQRRLMETNLSKLRSSRVPWASKTNRLTQAKSESLKKAEDDDMILVSCQCAGKDVKALVDTGCRYNLISSACVDRLGLKEHVRSHKHEGEKLSLPRHLKVVGQIEHLVITLGSLRLDCPAAVVEDNEKSLSFGLQTLRSLKCIINLDKHRLVMGKSDKEEIPFVETVSLTEDNTSEA; translated from the exons ATGTTTTACTCAGGGCTCCTCACCGAGGGCGGCCGCAAGGAGAGCGACATGCGGGAGGCGGCGGCGTTGCGGCAGCAGCGCCGAATGAAGCAGGCGGTGCAGTTCATCCACAAGGACTCGGCCGACCTGCTGCCGCTGGACGGCCTCAAGAAGCTGGGCTCGTCCAAGGACACG CAACCTCATAACATTCTGCAGAGACGCCTCATGGAAACCAACTTGTCGAAACTCCGGAGCAGCCGTGTCCCTTGGGCCTCCAAGACCAACAGACTCACCCAGGCCAAGTCCGAGAGTCTAAAGAAGGCCGAGGATGATGACATGATCTTGGTTTCTTGCCAG TGTGCTGGGAAGGACGTGAAAGCCTTGGTTGACACAGGCTGTCGGTACAATCTCATCTCCTCAGCCTGTGTGGACAGATTGGG GCTTAAGGAGCATGTCAGATCTCACAAGCACGAAGGGGAGAAGCTTTCTCTACCCCGGCATCTCAAAGTCGTGGGCCAGATTgagcacctcgtgattacactgGGCTCCCTCCGCCTGGACTGCCCAGCAGCTGTGGTTG AGGACAATGAGAAAAGCTTATCCTTTGGTCTTCAGACACTCCGGTCCCTGAAG TGCATCATAAACCTGGATAAACACCGGCTGGTCATGGGCAAGTCAGACAAAGAGGAAATCCCTTTTGTGGAGACTGTTTCCTTGACTGAAGACAA CACTTCAGAAGCCTAA